Within Mycoplasmopsis verecunda, the genomic segment TGCTAAAAGATTTGAAACACAAATCCAAAATAACCAAAATACTGTCAATGAATATAATAATGTATTGAGGCAAATGGATGAGTTATTAACTTCATATAAAACAATGGATTTTGCACAAAGTGAACAAGAAAAAATTATTCAAGCATTAAAAAATAATGTGGCAATTTTGAATAAGTTCATAAATGATTTTAAAGATAAGAAAGTTTCATATCAAGAAGATAGGCCAGAAGAAAAATCATATTTTGCAACTGCTTGAAGTGAATTTGATGAAAAAATTGATAATGCATTAAAACAAGCTTCTACATTATCAGAAACGATGAATAAATTAGCTAATTCATCAAGTAATTTAGATGAATTAAAGGCACAATATACTCAGGTTGCCGAAAATTCAAAAGTAATACTTAAATTAATTTATGATGATTCATATGATACAACTACACCTTATAGTCTTGCTGAACAAGAAAGAGATGATGCACAATCACAAATAAGAAGATTCAAAAGAAGAATTCAAGAAGCTAAAGATTCATCATTCATAATACCATTAAATGAAGTTTACATAATGTTAAGACAAGGACAAATTGCTAATTCAGAATTCTTTGGTAATAATTCAGTTACAGACAGATATAAAAAATTGGATGCTGTTGCATATAATTTAACAACTGATGCCTTAAGAAAATTACAACAAAGTGATTCACTATTCAGAAGTATTACATCACCTAAATCTTCTTCAATTGAAGTACTATCTGAAGAAGATCCAGTGGCAGCAAGAACAAAACAAAAAGAAATATTTGATAATATTCTTAAGAATGAAAAAGCTTATTATCAAGCTAATTTAGAATATCTAAAAGCTAAAAACTCAAATTTAGGTAACATTGAAGAATTACAAAAAAACCTTCAAGAAGCAAGAGATACTTACTATACATATTTAAGAAGTAAAGATTTCTCACTTCAAAAAGATGAGTTAAATCCATCTGCATCAAAATATAATTTTAATGATAAAAACGAATTAAATCCAGCTAAGGTTTTAATACTTTATGCAAAATATACAAGTGTAAAAGAAGTATTAGAATATATAATTAAAACTTCGGTTGAATATAAATAAGAGCCCTGCTAAGCAGAGCTTTTATTTATATAATTGCTTTCATACTGTAGAATCAATTATTTAATTTAGATGTAATCTTGTTAAGATTTTCTATGTTGTCAGTTGTTATAAAATCTATCATTGAATTTCGATATTGTTCTACAGTTAAATCTGGTGTTTTATATGATAAATTTAGATCATATCATTCCTTTATATTTTTTTCATAAAAATCAGCTTTATAATTCAAGTAATTGACATATTTAGTAGTTAAAGAGTTTTTATTCTGTGCAGTAGATATATCCTATGTTTCCAAGTTAGGACCTATTTTTTCAATCAGTTAATGTCTTCTTATACATAGTATAAGGAGATAATTTTTTTATCTTTTTTATTACATAATTACACAGAAAAATGGTAAAATATTAGTGATATGAAGAAGTGATTAGTAACAAAAACAAAGAAAAAGATGATTACTATGTTGGATTAGCGATATCAGCCGGTTATGGTAAAGGATACGATAAAAGCATAAGTATTGGTTCATTATCAAAATTATCTACAAAACACAATGATCCTATTTCTATACTTAAGAAAATTGCTGAAAGTTTACCACTAGATGCTGATAAAAACTATGTGAAGAATAAAGTTGCTGAATATTTTGAAACATCTAAAATAGAAATCGGAACATATAATGTAGGGATTGAATTACTTTATAAAGTAATTGATGAAATCAACTTATTTAAGGATATCAATACGGTAAAGAAAAGAATGTGAACAAAATATTTAAGTTTTTTAATAGCAAAAAGAATATTAGAACCCGAGAGTTTAATTCGTAGTTTCAATCTGAAAGATAAATATGTAAATGAAATAAACATTCAAAAATCAACAGTTTACAACTTTTTGGACTTTGTTGCAGATAACAAACAAAAACTAGTAGCGAACATAAATGAAAAAATGAATGTATCAACTAAGAGAGAAGCAAATTTGATATTTTTGGATGCTACAACTCTATATTTTGAAACATTTGTTAATGCTAACGAGAATTTAAAAGAAAAGTTTTCATTAAAAAGAGCTGGATATTCTAAAGATGGTAAATTTAAAGAAGATCAAGTAGTTTTAGGTATGGTAACAGACACAAACGGAATACCATTAAATTTTGTTTTATTACCAGGTAATATAGCTGATTTAAAAAACTTTTATCCCTACAATTCATGAATTAAGTGAAATATACAATTTACAAAATGTAACTGTTGTTGCAGACAAAGAATGAATTCGGCACAAAATAAGGATTATGTAAAGTATCAAAATATGCATTATATTTTTCCTATTAGATTGAAAGGCGAATCACACAAATTCAAGCAATATGTAGTTAGTGAAACTGATTACCAAAAAGTTGATGGTTTATTATATAAAGAAATTCAACAAGTAGATGATAGAGCAGAAAATAGAATAAAATACAGAAGAATTATTATATATGACACTTGAAAAGCTAAAAGAGACAAGATATTAAGAAAAGAAGTGCTCGATAGATTTGACAAAATCAAAGGAAAAGACGGTACAGCAACAGCAAAAAGTATGATTTCCTATAAGAAATATAAATTCTTCAAAGAAATTCAAGAATCAAAGATTGCAATAGATGTAGAAATGCTAAAAGAAGATGCTAAACTTGATGGTTATGTCGCATTCGAAACAACTAGATATAACCTAACGGCAAGAGAAATAGTTGATATATACAAAAAACAATGAACAATTGAGAGAAATTTCAGAGATCTTAAATCAACATTAGATGCTAGACCAATGTATGTAAGAACAGATAATCACATTTTTGGACATATAACCATTTGTTTTTTAGGATTAGTTGTATTAAATTATTTAACTTGATATATAAATCATAAGCAAAAAGATAAATGAGGTGTTTTAGATAGAGTTACTCCATCTCAAATAATAGAATCAATAAAAGTAGCTAACATAAACTTCACTAAAGTTGATGGCAAAATTACTTATTCATCTTCATGAGATAATGAGATATTTAGAAATGAAATTGAGTTATACAGAGAAATAAAAATGCTTGTATCTGATGGTTTTTCTGTGTAATTTTCACTATGTCAAAAAATATAGCCCTACACTGTAGAGCTATTTATTTTTTCACTTTGTTAACTTGGAAACATAGGTTGTTATAAAATCTATCATTGAATTTCGATATTGTTCTACAGTTAAATCTGGTGTTTTATATGATAAATTTAGATCATATCATTCCTTTATATTTTTTTCATAAAAATCAGCTTTATAATTCAAGTAATTGACATATTTAGTAGTTAAAGAGTTTTTATTCTGTGCAGTAGATATATTTTGAAAAGGTAAACCATTTTGTTTATAAAATGAAGCATGCGATCGTATTGAATCAATTTGCTTTTTAAGTGTAATATACTGATCATAATTTTCGATCATATAACTAAATTCTTTTGTTTTATTCATGTACTCTACTCATTTTTGCTTTATTTCATTAAATTCATTTTTCATTGAGCTAGTTAAGTTAAAAGTATAGTTTATTAATTCACCTGTAGCACGTAACTTAGTTTTGATTAACTCATTATACTTGCTAATAACTTCATTTATTTCGGTATCACTAATATTCATTTCGTTTTTTAATTCTCAATTTAAATTAGTGATATTATCAATAGGTAGTTTAAATATCATATCTAGTATTTGTGTTATATCGCCATTGAAATCATCTATTTGATATTCTTCTCAACTATCAATATAATAATTAGCATCTCTATCTTTTTCTTCAAACCCGAATTCATTAATATGTTTTTCTGCATTTGTAACTATAGATTGTAATCTTTCTATTTGTGATTTTAATCGTTGATTATAAACTTTGTATTGATCTATTTGAGACATTATTTCTTCTGATTTGTTAGGAATGTAATTTGTAGATTTTTGATATACAGAGTGAAGACTTTGCAATTCAGAAAAATAAGTCGATGTATTATTGTATTTACGTTTTAATACATCTATAGAACTTTTTGCATTTGACAATTGTGATTGTCACTCCATATGCTTATCCATATTCTGCTTAAATATAGGAAGAAATTTGCCTAAAATTAATTCTTTCATTTCCGAATTAAATTTTTCAATTGCATTTGTATCATTACTTACTATATTGCCAATTTTCTCAATGAGATATCTAACATTGACAATATAGTTTATAACTATATTTCTCTTATATTCAGTATTAATTTCACTTATTTTTTTTGAATTTTCAACATAATTCTCTAATACATTTAATATTTTGGTATAGCTTTCGTTTTTATAATTCTTATCTCTTTTAATTAATTCTAATAAATCATTTACTTGATTATTAAAACGATTATATTTTAGTCGTAAAAGTCTTAATGTCGCATCTTGATAAATAGCATTATGCTTATATTCATTTATTATTTCAATGTCAGAAGTTAATGTGGAAATTAATTTAGATTTTAAACTATATCATAATGTATTTCTTTGATATGTTGATTGTTCAAGTAGTCTGTCAAGATTTTGCACTTGATTGTCTCATTCGACTTCTATAACGTTGTAAGACGGAAGTTCTAAAAAAGTAGAAATATATGCATTTATATCACTAGTGTAAGTATCCAATTCTAATAATTTATTATCAATATCTTTTAGGACTTGCTCATAGTTATTAACAGTAATAATAAGTTTTTCTAAGAATGTTAGTAATTCTTTTACTCTGTTTTTATATGAACTAAATTTTGTACCTAAAGTTGATAAATTATATTCATTGTATTCTAGATACTTATTCACACTATAATTATGAATATTCCCTAATTTTAATGTTTCATAAAAATCTTGGACAAATTTATGCAGCATAAAAACAAATGCTGTAACTTGATCTTTTAATTCAGCAGATGTTTTAGTATCATCATTATTTACATATCTTGCATAAAGAAAAGTTTTATTGTAAATCATATCATTCGTAAATTTCTTTATATTATTAAATAATTCTTCAATTCCGTTTTTAATTATCCTGTAATTCTTTCTAACAAAACTTCTTGTTTCAATTATTTCATTTTGCTTATATCATTCATTGCTTAATTTCTTTGTTCTATTTATTAGTGAATCATATACAGACATAATTTGATTTTTTAGTTGAGTATTTTCTTCGTCTTCTTTAGTAACTCATAGTATATTTAAGGTTCTATCATCTTCAAGTTCGTGGTAAATTAAATTTCGATTATCGAATGGATTTTGATTTACTCCCTGATAATTAATTTTATTAATAGCAAATTTATTATCTTTTGTATATGAAGAAATAGTTTCGTTATCTGGTTTAATATGTCTTCTTAAATTAGGAGACTTCAATATGTCATCTGTTCTTGGTTCTACGATATTTGTTTTATGTTTTTTCTTTAAGCTAATACC encodes:
- a CDS encoding IS1634 family transposase codes for the protein MISNKNKEKDDYYVGLAISAGYGKGYDKSISIGSLSKLSTKHNDPISILKKIAESLPLDADKNYVKNKVAEYFETSKIEIGTYNVGIELLYKVIDEINLFKDINTVKKRMWTKYLSFLIAKRILEPESLIRSFNLKDKYVNEINIQKSTVYNFLDFVADNKQKLVANINEKMNVSTKREANLIFLDATTLYFETFVNANENLKEKFSLKRAGYSKDGKFKEDQVVLGMVTDTNGIPLNFVLLPGNIADLKNFYPYNSWIKWNIQFTKCNCCCRQRMNSAQNKDYVKYQNMHYIFPIRLKGESHKFKQYVVSETDYQKVDGLLYKEIQQVDDRAENRIKYRRIIIYDTWKAKRDKILRKEVLDRFDKIKGKDGTATAKSMISYKKYKFFKEIQESKIAIDVEMLKEDAKLDGYVAFETTRYNLTAREIVDIYKKQWTIERNFRDLKSTLDARPMYVRTDNHIFGHITICFLGLVVLNYLTWYINHKQKDKWGVLDRVTPSQIIESIKVANINFTKVDGKITYSSSWDNEIFRNEIELYREIKMLVSDGFSV